The following DNA comes from Streptomyces sp. NBC_00690.
CGGGCGGACGACGACGGTGTCGCATGCGCCTCGGGGGGCATGGCGGCTGCGATCGCTCTCAGCTGGGCGATGTCATGGGCATCCAGTGGCCCCGCTCGCCACGCATCGTGATCGGCCGAGGTCAGGCCGGGGAGGAGCTTTCCCCCGGCAACGAGATGCAGCGCGTGCAGGGCTGCCGCTCCCCAGCAGGCGGCGGCCGGGTGCGCGGACGGGTGCGAACGGGCGCGCACCAGCATGGGAAGGGCCTCGACCACCGAAAGGACCACGGCAGGGACGACCTGAACGGAGAACCGGTCATCGGCGTTCTGTTCGCCGACGTCAACGGTGGATTGCGGCAGCACGACGGTGATCTCGCCGGGCTCCCCCCTCAATGGGTTCCCCTCGGGGGACCAGAAGGCGACCTTGCCCTCGCGCGGGAGCGCCGCGGGAAGGAAGATTGCCGCGCAGGAGGCGGCAAGGTCCTGGGCGTCGGACGGATAGACGAGTTCTGTCATCAGACCCTTCATGGGTCACCTCCCCTCACCGGGATTGAGTGCCTTGGCACGGCTCCCTCACTGATGACGACCATACGGGTGGGGTCTGACATCGCCTCGGTCCCACGGCATAGCAGCAGGTCGGAACGGCTGGCTGGCACGGCCCGGAGTGTTGCGTGGAGGTCGCTGGTGAACCTCGGTGGGCCCTCGTACGCGCTACTTCCGGGCCTGCACCGTCTACCGTCTCTGCACCGCCGAATGCGACGGCGCTGGGCACGCGACCGGCCCGTAGCCTGGTCTCGGGGTCGTTCGGCGCCATGGGCCAGGCCAGGGCAAGCCACAGACCAGTGGGCACAGTGGGAGCTATCAGGCAGCAGGCGGTAGGTTCCCCCTGCGCGAAGCCGTCGATGCCATCGGATGCGCCACCGAGTCCTTACGGGTCGGCGGAGTCCCGCGCGTACCGACGGGGCTCGTCGTCTGAGGGCTCGCGGCTGCGTGCGGCTGGCCCTCCGGGGAGTCATCCTCACGATCAGCGACGGATGCGGACGGATCCGTCCGCTCCCCGCTGCCTGCCGAAAGCTGCTGCGCCGACTGAGCCTGCTGCGGTTGCTGGGCCCGCTCCAGGAAGCGGAGCAGTTCCACCGGGAAGGGAAGCACCAGGGTGGAGTTCTTCTCCGCGGCCACGGCGACCACCGTCTGAAGCAGCCGCAACTGGAGGGCCGCCGGTTCCTGGGACATCACTCCCGCCGCCGCTGCCAGCTTCTTCGACGCCTGGAGCTCTGCGTCCGCGTTGATCACCCGGGCGCGGCGCTCACGGTCGGCCTCGGCCTGCCGCGCCATGGACCGCTTCATGGCCTCGGGCAGTGACACGTCCTTGATCTCGACCCGGTCGATCTGCACGCCCCAACCCATCGCAGGGCTGTCGATCATGAGTTCAAGCCCCTGGTTGAGCTTCTCCCGGTTGGACAGGAGATCATCCAGATCGCTCTTGCCGATGATCGAACGCAGTGAGGTCTGGGCCATCTGAGAGACCGCGAACCGATAGTCCTCGACCTCGACGATGGCGTTGGCCGGATCGACCACTCGAAAGTAGACGACGGCGTCAACACGAACCGTGACGTTGTCGCGGGTAATGCCCTCCTGTGCCGGCACCGGCATGGTCACCACCTGCATGTTGACCTTCCGCAGGCGGTCCAAAGCCGGGACGATCATGGTGAATCCGGGTCCTTTGATCCCGCCGCGCAGCCGCCCCAGCCGGAACACCACACCCCGCTCGTACTGCTTGACCACACGGGCTGCCGCCATCGCGTAGAGCACAAGACCGGATGCGACGGCCACCGCGGCTATCACCAGTGCCTCGATCATCAGGGCACCCCCTTCTGTCCGAGCTACGCCCAACACCGCGATATGCCCGATATGCCACATAAATCCAGGAATCTTCGCATGCTCCGAACAGCCGTGACCAGCCGGCCCCACAGGTGCAGCGAGCCCGCGGCGGTGCCAGACAAGCCAGCCATGGCCCAACCAAACCGGCCCGTCAGGAGACCGGTCGCGCCCGCACCCAGGTGTCATCGGCGGTCAGGTAGGACTCAACGGCGAGGCCCGCCTCGGCCAAGCACTCCGCGAACTCCTGCTTGGCCAACGGACGGCTCCGAAACGTCTGCGTCCAGGTCACATCCGGGAACACGTACTCCGCACGTGCGCGGTACACACCGCCTCCCACCGGTTCGGACACGATCCGCATGGTGTAGCCGGACGGATCCACCCGCTCTCGCGGAACCTGCGTGTGCCAGTCCGCGCCCTCCCGTTGGATCAACACACAGCCGTCGTCGGTCACATGATCACGACAGGTCCGCAGCATGCGCCGGCGCGCTGCCGGCTCGCTGGTGTTTATCAGGAAGGAGGCGAGGAGAACCACGTCGAACCGCTCGCCGAGTTGCAACACCTCAATGGAGCTACACAGGGTGCGGGCACCCCGGACCCTCTCCAGCATCTCGGGTGACTCATCGACGGCGGTGACCGTGAACCCGCGCTCGATGAGGGGATGGGTCAGCCGTCCGACCCCGCTACCGAGTTCAAGAATGCTCGACCGCTCGGGAACGGCGGCCTGGATGATGTCCGGCTCGTCCTGCGGACCCAGTCGGGCGTAGAGCTCGACCGAGCAGCCGTCGGGGGTGATCGCGCCCGGTCCGGTCCCCTGGTGTCCTGCGTGCCTCCTTGTGGTCATGTACCACCAACGCACGGTCCGGCCCTTGCGGTTCCCCATCCCGTCGTCGGTGGGTGCATCCTGGAGGAGGAGATGTAAAGGCCATGCGCACAGGTAGTGAACCCGTCACCGCACGCAGTGCTCTGCGACTGCGGTTCTGGCTGAGCGTGTGGGGATTCGTCTGGTCCGCCGCGGGCACGGCCGTATTCAGCCTCACGGGACACCCCGGCTGGGCAGCGGCCTTCGGAGCGCTCCTGGTGATCGTGACCATCGATCTGAGCATGATCGTCCACCATATTCACCAGGGATCGCACTACCAGCCGGGCCGGGATGTACCCCCGTACGAACCCGTGCACGGACAGAACCGCCCGAGGCCACGACCACCGGCGGGACCGCACCGCGCCTAGAGCGATCGAAGATCAGCTCGGTGCATCAAAGCGCGCGGCCTTTAGATACTCCGGTTTGGGATCGAGGGCCGCAGCCAGCCGGAAATGGCGTCTGGCCTGCTCAGGACGGCCCGAGCGCTCGAATGTACGCGCCAGGGCGAAGTGGGCGAAGGCATTGTCGGGCTCGCGTTCCAGCACCAACTCGAATTCGAGCTCAGCAGCCCGCAGTTGGGCCGCGGCGAAGAAGGCGCGAGCGCGGAGCAGCCGAGCGGCGGTGTTCTCGGGATGGGCGCCGATGACCGAGTCCAGGAGCTTCACGGCGCCACGCGGATCCCTCGCCGCGAGCAGCTGCTCGGCTGCGCGGAAGTCGATGACGTGCGTATCCGGGTTGCTATTGGGCACGGCAACATCCTTCCCATGACTGACTGGTTCCAACACCGCGGCCGTTGGCGGTATTCCGATGATCGGCAATAGGTGCGGGGCGCCCGCTCCAGGGAAAGGCGCCCTGCCCGGCGCCACCTCCGACAGCCCAGAGCGCACCGATGCGTCGATGGGCCCTGGTCAGCCGGCCATGGCAGCGATCAGGACGGCAGTGGCAAGCCCCAGACCGAGCGCCAGCAGCCCGACCCCCGCGACGATGAGTGCTCGGTCCACTGCTGTGCGCTGGTGCCCGTCGATGACGACGTCATACGGATCGGCCGGGTCGTACCAGAGCCTGACGCTGCCGCTGGTCGGGTCGAGCGCCACCGGGGAGACGGTCTCCACCACCCTGCCGTCCAAGGTCTCGTACGTCAGCAAAGGGCGTAGGGCACCCGGCGGCGGTGGCTTGACCAGCGCGAGGGCGAAGTGACACGAGCCGGTGATGCGGCGGGTGTGGCGCAGACCGTACGCCCCGGCGAGCATCGCTACGAGTCCTGCCATGGCCGTGAAGACGGCAAAGATGGGCTCCACCCCGCCGAGGCTAGGCAGTAGGGAGTCGACCGCGAAGGAGCGTTGACGCGGACCTGATGCAGAGCGCCAGAAAACTCACACCGGCCTGACGCGGCTCAGCGTCCTGCCGCTCGCTTTTTCAGCTCGGCCCACACCGTGCGCACCTGGGGCTCCAGGGCCTCCAAGGGCCCGTCGTTGTCGATCACGAGATCGGCGATGGCACGCCTCTCCTCACGGGTGGCCTGCGCAGCCATGCGCGCCCGCGCCTCGGAGTCAGCCATTCCACGTACGCGGACCAACCGCTCCAACTGGGTCTTCGTCGACGCGTCCACAACGATGACCAGGTCGTACAGCCGAGCCAGTTCGTTCTCAGTGAGGAGGGGAACGTCATGGACCACCACCGCATCGGGAGCTGCGGCCTCCTCCAATGCCTGTGAGCGCGCCCTCACCAGTGGATGCACGATCGCGTTGAGGGCGGCGAGCCGCTCGGGATCGGCGAAGACGATCGATCCGAGCTTCGGTCGGTCCAGTGAGCCATCGGCACCGAGCACGCCCGGGCCGAAGGTCTCCACAATGGCCGCGAGGCCGGGGGTGCCGGGCTCGACCACTTCACGAGCGATGCGATCGGCGTCGATCAACACCGCCCCGTAGGAGGCCAGCAGTCGGGAGACTTCACTCTTGCCGGCGCCGATTCCACCGGTCAGGCCCACGGACAGCATGATCCGCAGCCTAGCTCTTTGAGCACCGGAGCGGTACGACGGCCCGGGCTCTGCCCGCTGGGCCCCGGGAGCCGGAGCCCCGGGGCTGTCACGTGGGGCTAGCCGTCGCCTTCGCGCTCCGCGAGGAAGCGCTCGAACTCCCGCCCGATCTCGTCCGCGGACGGTAGATCAACAGGCTCAGCGACGAGGTTGCCCCGGGTCTCCGCGCCCGCCATGGCGTCGTACTGGTGCTCAAGGCCCTGCACCAGCCCGACGAGTTCCTCGTCGCCCTCACCGATCTGGCGCTCGATCTCGTTCTGGGTGCGATGGGCTTCGGTGCGCAGGGTGTGGGCGACGCCCGGCAGTACGAGCCCGGTGGCGGCGGTGATCGCTTCGAGTGCGGTCAACGCTGCATCGGGGTAGGACGAACGAGCCACGTAGTGCGGCACGTGGGCGGCAACGCCCAGCACGTCCTGGCCGGCCTCCATCAACCGGAACTCGATGAGGGACTCCGCGCTGCCCGGAACCTGCGCCTCGTCGAAGGGACTGCGGTGGCCGGGCATGAGATCCGTGCGGTTGCCGTGAGGTGTGAGACCGACCGGACGAGTGTGCGGCACGCCCATGGGGATGCCGTGGAAGTTGACCGACAGACGCACCCCGAGGCGTTCGACGATCTGCGCCACGGCGGCGGCGAACCGCTCCCACTCCACATCGGGCTCGGGCCCGGAGAGCAGAAGGAAGGGCGCGCCCGTGGCGTCCTGGACGAGGCTCACCTCGATGGTCGGAGTCTCGTACGCGGTCCACCGGTCACGCCGGAAGGTCAGCAGCGGGCGCCGGGCCCGGTAGTCCACCAGCTTGTCGTGATCGAAACGAGCCACGACCTGGTGCGGCAGTGAGTCGAGGATGTTGCCGACGATCTGGTCGCCGGTCTCCCCCGCGTCGATGTATCCGTCGAAGTGGTACAGCATGACCAGGCCCGCTGACTCCTGCGCGAGCGCCATATCGACGACCGCGAGGCCCTTGGGCTCCCATTCGTACAATCCCTGGGGATCAAGCACGATTACCGCTCCTCCTCGTCTCCATGGACAAGAACACACGGCCCGGCACGGACATTCCCCGCCACGGGCGCGAACACGCCATCGCAGGAGCGGAATTCAAGGAGGATTCGGGGCAACGCACTCGGAGCCGACATACGGCGAGGCCCGCTCCCGAAGGAGCGGGCCTCGCTGTTCAGCTATCCCTCAGCAGGTGCCGAGCGTCAGCTCTGGCCTCCGGCCAGCTTCTCACGCAGGGCTGCGAGCGCCTCGTCCGACGCCAGGGCGCCGGAGTTGTCGTCCGACTCCGAGGAGTAGGAACCGCTGGCGGGCGCGGCGGCCGGAGCGGCGGTGCCACCCTCGGCAGCAGCGGCCTCGTCGGCCTCGCGGGACTTGATGACCTGGGCCTGGTGCTGCTCGAAGCGCTGCTGCGCCTCGGCGTACTGGGTCTCCCACGCCTCGCGCTGGGTGTCGAACTCCGGCAGCCAGTCGTTGGTCTCCGGGTCGAAGCCCTCGGGGTAGATGTAGTTCCCCTGGTCGTCGTACGACGCGGCCATGCCGTACAGCGTCGGGTCGAACTCGACCGAAGCCGGGTCAGCACCGAAGGACTCGTTGGCCTGCTTCAGCGAGAGGCTGATCCGACGACGCTCAAGGTCGATGTCGATGACCTTGACGAAGATCTCGTCGTTGACCTGAACGACCTGCTCCGGGATCTCCACGTGGCGCTCGGCCAGCTCGGAGATGTGGACCAGGCCCTCGATGCCCTCGTCGACGCGCACGAACGCACCGAACGGAACCAGCTTGGTGACCTTGCCGGGAACGACCTGGCCGATCTGGTGCGTACGGGCGAACTGCTGCCACGGGTCTTCCTGCGTCGCCTTGAGCGACAGGGAGACACGCTCGCGGTCCATGTCGACGTCGAGAACCTCGACGGTGACTTCCTGGCCGACCTCGACAACCTCGGAGGGGTGGTCGATGTGCTTCCAGGAGAGCTCGGAGACGTGAACCAGACCATCGACGCCACCCAGGTCCACGAAGGCACCGAAGTTGACGATCGAGGACACGACGCCGGAGCGGACCTGCCCCTTCTGGAGGGTGGTGAGGAACGTCTGGCGAACCTCGGACTGGGTCTGCTCCAGCCAGGCACGGCGGGACAGGACCACGTTGTTGCGGTTCTTGTCCAGCTCGATGATCTTGGCCTCAAGCTCCTTGCCAACGTACGGCTGGAGGTCGCGAACACGGCGCATCTCGACCAAGGAGGCCGGGAGGAAGCCGCGGAGGCCGATGTCGAGGATGAGACCACCCTTGACGACCTCGATGACGGTACCGGTGACGATCCCGTCTTCTTCCTTGATCTTCTCGATGGTGCCCCAGGCACGCTCGTACTGGGCGCGCTTCTTCGAGAGGATCAGGCGGCCTTCCTTGTCCTCCTTCTGGAGAACAAGGGCCTCGATCTCGTCGCCGACCTTGACAACCTCATTGGGGTCAACATCGTGCTTGATCGAGAGCTCGCGGCTCGGGATCACACCTTCGGTCTTATAACCGATGTCGAGCAGGACCTCGTCCCGGTCGACCTTCACGATGACGCCGTCGACGATGTCGCCGTCGTTGAAGTACTTGATCGTCTCGTCGATCGCGGCGAGGAAGGCTTCCTCGTTACCGATGTCGTTGACCGCTACCTGCGGAGTGGCGGTGGTCTCGGTGCTGCTCGTCATGTGGGAAAGGGCTCCGGTGCGGACATTGAAGTCGTAGGTACTGCTACGCCGGAGCCCGTATCGCAGCTGCAAGAAGCCGGACAGCTTAGGAAGCACCTGCCCAGTGGGTGATCAGCGAAGTCTGGAAGACTTCGACGACTACCCGCATGGAGGCGCCTCGTGAACCGAGGGGACATACATACAGATGCGAGCGCGGCCTACTCTGTCTGAGGCACGCAGGCCCGCAGCGCAACTTGTAGCATACGGGGGCAGCCGGAGCCGGTCAATGCGCGAAGGCGCACACCCGGGGCGGATCACCGCATACCCGGCACAACTAATGTTTGCAGAGGCCACGATGGCCGTCATCAGTCGCGCTGAACGCAAACCACAACGACGGTGAAGATGATCCAGCATCCTCAAGATCCTACGGATTCCGCACGCCCCGCGGCTCTCCGTGAACCCCTACCCGCCGATGAGCTCGAACCCGAGGCGACCAGGCGTGTCGCGGATGCCACGGAGAGCAGCCGGGCCAGTCGGAGCTGGTGGGACCGGAACGCCGACGAGTACCAGAGCGAGCACGGTTCCTTCCTTGGGGACGACCGCTTCGTCTGGGGTCCGGAAGGACTCGACGAGGCCGAGGCAGGGCTGCTCGGTCCCGCAGAGGAGCTGAAGGGCCTCGACGTGCTGGAGATCGGGGCCGGCGCGGCGCAGTGCTCGCGCTGGCTGGCCGCGCGTGGAGCGCGCCCGGTGGCTCTGGACCTCTCCCACCGACAGCTCCAGCACGCGCTGCGCATCGAGGCGGAGACTGCGGCGGGCGGCGCCCCCGCGCTGGTCCAGGCGGATGCGGGTGCGCTGCCGTTCCATGACGGCTCGTTCGATCTGGCGTGTTCCGCATACGGAGCGGTGCCCTTCGTCTCCGACCCGGTGAGGGTCTTCTCGGAGGTGCGTAGGGTCCTGCGGCCGGGCGGTCGCTGGGTCTTCTCCGTGACCCATCCGATCCGCTGGGCGTTCCCGGACGAGCCGGGGCCCGAGGGGCTCAGCATCAGCGCCTCCTACTTCGACCGCACTCCCTATGTGGAGCAGGACGAGCAGGGGCGTGCGGTGTATGTGGAGCACCACCGGACCATCGGTGACCGGGTACGGGACGTGGTGGCGAGCGGCTTTCGGCTGGTGGATCTGGTGGAGCCGGAGTGGCCCGCGTGGAACGCCCAGGAGTGGGGAGGCTGGTCGCCGCTGCGGGGGAGTTTGATACCGGGGACAGCGATCTTCGTCTGCGAGAGGGACTGAGCGACGCGGGTCAGGACGGGGCGGCCTCGGGGCTCGCCCAGATCGTTCGGGCGGGCCGTGGCGACTCGACGTCGGGTCGCCACGGCCCGTCGGTCGGATCACGGGAGGCGGATCTGATCAGGTGGGGGGGGCGGGCCGGCCCGGTTGGGTCGGGTGCCTCCTGCCCGGTTGGGTGTCTGCTGGCGGGTGGGGCGGTGGCGCCCGACGGCCTGTGGCAGACGGTTGACGGTTGACGGCACGGCCAGGTCTCCCTTGCTGCCCGGCCGACGGCCCGGAACGGCCGATTCCCAGACCGAGAGCACATGAGTGGGCACCTGTTGGCGCGCTGGAGGGATCCGCTCCGGGCAACCGTGCGCACACCAGGCGAGGCATTGGTCATATCAACGGACTAGATGTTCGATCCTGTGGATGGGGCACGGCGGAGCCCGATCCGAAGTACGAGACTGGGCGCATGATCCGAACCGACGCACTCGACCGGCTGCCGGTCCGCGAGGCCGTCCCCGCACTGCTGGCAGCTCTCGACGAGCGCGGCACCGCGGTTCTGCACTCACCACCCGGCACGGGCAAGACCACCTTGGTGCCCTTGGTCCTCGCCGGTCTGGTCGGGGCTGGACCGGGCAGGCGCGTCCTGGTCGCCGAACCCCGGCGGATGGCGGTGCGAGCGGCAGCCCAGCGGATGGCCTGGCTCCTGGGGCAGGAGCCCGGGCAGTCGGTCGGCTTCACCGTGCGCGGCCAGCGCAGCGTCGGCCCCTCGACCAGGGTCGAGGTCGTCACCACCGGTGTCCTGCTCCAGCGCCTCCAGCGGGATCCCGAACTCGCGGGTGTGGATGTCGTGCTCATCGACGAGTGCCATGAACGTCATCTCGACGCCGACACCGCACTCGCCTTCCTGGCGGATGTACGAGCGACGCTGCGGCCGGAGCTCAAGCTCATCGCGGCCTCCGCCACCGGAGACTCTCCGGCCTGGGCCGATCTGCTCGGCACTCTGGATGCATCGGGGCCTGCTCCGGTCGTGTCGAGCTCGGGTACGGGATTCGAGGTCGCCGTCCACTTTGCCCCGCCGCCCGCGGGCATCCGTCCGGCGCACGGGACCTGGGTGGACGCCGGCCTCCTCCGCCATGTCGCGGGCACCGTCCGTCTGGCGCTCGATCGCCACCCGGGAGACGTCCTGTGCTTTCTACCAGGGACCGGTGAGATCGCCCGGACCGCCGGAATGTTGGACGGGGTGGAAGCGGAAGTCCTTCAGCTGCACGGGCGCGCACCCGCGGCGGTGCAGGACGCGGTGCTGAGCGGCAGCAAGGGCCGTCGGCGCGTGGTGCTCGCCACCTCGGTCGCGGAGTCGAGCCTGACCGTGCCCGGTGTGCGCGTGGTCGTCGACTCCGGGCTCGCCCGCGAGCCGCGCACTGACCATGCACGTGGTCTCGGTTCCCTGGCGACGGTCCCCGTCTCGATCGCGGCGGCGACACAGCGGCGGGGGCGAGCAGGGCGCGAAGCGGCCGGCGCCGTCTATCGCTGCTGGGCGGAGGCCGACGATCTACGGCGCCCCCGGTTTCCCTCACCCGAGATCAGGACGGCGGACCTGGCGTCCTTCGCTCTCCGTGTCTCCTGTTGGGGAGACCCTTCGGCGGCCGGTCTTGCGCTGCTCGACGCCCCTCCGGCAGGGGCCATGGCGGCGGCCCGGGAGGTGCTTGCGGCGGTGGGGGCGGTGGACACCTCCGGTCGGGCCACCGAGCGAGGCATACAGATGTCCCGCATCGGACTGCATCCGCGGCTGGCCCGAGCACTGCTGGACGGCGCCCCCGCCGTGGGCGAACGGCGGGCGGCCGAGATCGTCGCGCTCCTCAGCGAAGAGCCACCGCGTGAGTACGGTGACGATCTCGCGGCGGCGTGGCGTGCGGCCCGTCACGGCAGGGACGGCTACACCGCACGGTGGCGCGCCGAGACCAGACGGCTGGCATCGGCTCTGCCCGAGGCAACGGGTCGGGGCGAGGACTCATCCAGCCGGGGAGATCGCTCCGGTATCGGCGACGACACTGCGGCGGGGCTGGTCACGGCACTCGCGTTCCCCGAGAGAGTGGCGAGGACACGCGGAGCAGGAGCCTTCCTCATGGCCTCGGGTACGGCTGCCGAGGTTCGGGGAGGTTCCGGGCTGGGCGGTGTGTCCTGGCTGGCGGTGGCCGTGGCGGATCGGCCCATGACCGCGGCAGCAGCCCGGGTCCGACTTGCCGCCGTGGTGGAAGAGGACATCGCCCTGTCGGCCGCCGGGCATCTGTTGAGCGCCGGCGAGGAAGTCCGATGGCACGACGGTGATGTGGTGGCCAGGAGCGTGAGGCGACTGGGCGCCATCGAGTTGTCCGCGCAACCTCTGCGCAACCCTCCTGCTGATCTGGTCCGTGAAGCGCTCCTCGACGGTCTGCGGCGAGAGGGGTGGGGGCTGCTGCGCTGGACACGGGAGGCCCACGACCTGCGCCATCGGCTCGGCTTTCTGCACCGGGAGTTGGGCAGCCCCTGGGCTGATGTGTCGGATGAGGCGCTGTTGGCCCGGAGCGATGAGTGGCTGGAGCCGGAGTTGTCCCGCGCCAAACGACGGTCGGACCTGGGTCGCATCCCCGCACGGGAGGCATTGCAGCGGTTGATGCCATGGGCAAGCGGCCAAGCGGCCAGATTGGAGGAGCTCGCACCCGAACGGATCGAGGTGCCGAGCGGCTCCCGGATACGGGTGGACTACAGCGGCGCCCAACCGGTGTTGGCGGTCAAGCTCCAGGAGTTGTTCGGGTTGGGGCAGACCCCCTCGGTCGCGGGAGTACCCGTGCTGTTGCACCTTCTCTCCCCCGCGGGCAGACCAGCCGCCGTCACTGCTGATCTGGCCTCCTTCTGGAAGGAGGGATATCGATCGGTTCGGGCGGAGTTGCGTGGCCGGTATCCCAAGCACCCTTGGCCACTGGACCCATCGACCGCAGAACCGACCCGGCACACCAAGGCCCGTATGGCCAAGGGAGGATCACGAGAACCGTAGGGCGCCGAACGTAAGCGCAAGGCGTCCGCTGCCCCTCCACCACTGGAGGGCGGAGGGGCAGCGGATCGTTGGGGTGCGCCAGTCAGCCCGCGGATGCCCTGGTCGAGGGGGACGAGGACGGGGACGAAGATGCGGGCGACGACGGGGATGGGGAAGGGGCCGACTGGGTCGGAGACGGCGAGGGTGCTGGGGCCACCTCAAGCTCGATGGTGATGCTCACTCCGCCCGCCGCGGTCAGCCGCAGCAGGAAGGTACCCGCCGACTCGTCCGCGAAGACCTTGG
Coding sequences within:
- a CDS encoding DUF6343 family protein encodes the protein MRTGSEPVTARSALRLRFWLSVWGFVWSAAGTAVFSLTGHPGWAAAFGALLVIVTIDLSMIVHHIHQGSHYQPGRDVPPYEPVHGQNRPRPRPPAGPHRA
- a CDS encoding PAC2 family protein, encoding MLDPQGLYEWEPKGLAVVDMALAQESAGLVMLYHFDGYIDAGETGDQIVGNILDSLPHQVVARFDHDKLVDYRARRPLLTFRRDRWTAYETPTIEVSLVQDATGAPFLLLSGPEPDVEWERFAAAVAQIVERLGVRLSVNFHGIPMGVPHTRPVGLTPHGNRTDLMPGHRSPFDEAQVPGSAESLIEFRLMEAGQDVLGVAAHVPHYVARSSYPDAALTALEAITAATGLVLPGVAHTLRTEAHRTQNEIERQIGEGDEELVGLVQGLEHQYDAMAGAETRGNLVAEPVDLPSADEIGREFERFLAEREGDG
- a CDS encoding class I SAM-dependent methyltransferase; translation: MIQHPQDPTDSARPAALREPLPADELEPEATRRVADATESSRASRSWWDRNADEYQSEHGSFLGDDRFVWGPEGLDEAEAGLLGPAEELKGLDVLEIGAGAAQCSRWLAARGARPVALDLSHRQLQHALRIEAETAAGGAPALVQADAGALPFHDGSFDLACSAYGAVPFVSDPVRVFSEVRRVLRPGGRWVFSVTHPIRWAFPDEPGPEGLSISASYFDRTPYVEQDEQGRAVYVEHHRTIGDRVRDVVASGFRLVDLVEPEWPAWNAQEWGGWSPLRGSLIPGTAIFVCERD
- a CDS encoding tetratricopeptide repeat protein, which translates into the protein MPNSNPDTHVIDFRAAEQLLAARDPRGAVKLLDSVIGAHPENTAARLLRARAFFAAAQLRAAELEFELVLEREPDNAFAHFALARTFERSGRPEQARRHFRLAAALDPKPEYLKAARFDAPS
- a CDS encoding DUF3592 domain-containing protein, whose amino-acid sequence is MEPIFAVFTAMAGLVAMLAGAYGLRHTRRITGSCHFALALVKPPPPGALRPLLTYETLDGRVVETVSPVALDPTSGSVRLWYDPADPYDVVIDGHQRTAVDRALIVAGVGLLALGLGLATAVLIAAMAG
- a CDS encoding class I SAM-dependent methyltransferase, whose translation is MTTRRHAGHQGTGPGAITPDGCSVELYARLGPQDEPDIIQAAVPERSSILELGSGVGRLTHPLIERGFTVTAVDESPEMLERVRGARTLCSSIEVLQLGERFDVVLLASFLINTSEPAARRRMLRTCRDHVTDDGCVLIQREGADWHTQVPRERVDPSGYTMRIVSEPVGGGVYRARAEYVFPDVTWTQTFRSRPLAKQEFAECLAEAGLAVESYLTADDTWVRARPVS
- the hrpB gene encoding ATP-dependent helicase HrpB; amino-acid sequence: MIRTDALDRLPVREAVPALLAALDERGTAVLHSPPGTGKTTLVPLVLAGLVGAGPGRRVLVAEPRRMAVRAAAQRMAWLLGQEPGQSVGFTVRGQRSVGPSTRVEVVTTGVLLQRLQRDPELAGVDVVLIDECHERHLDADTALAFLADVRATLRPELKLIAASATGDSPAWADLLGTLDASGPAPVVSSSGTGFEVAVHFAPPPAGIRPAHGTWVDAGLLRHVAGTVRLALDRHPGDVLCFLPGTGEIARTAGMLDGVEAEVLQLHGRAPAAVQDAVLSGSKGRRRVVLATSVAESSLTVPGVRVVVDSGLAREPRTDHARGLGSLATVPVSIAAATQRRGRAGREAAGAVYRCWAEADDLRRPRFPSPEIRTADLASFALRVSCWGDPSAAGLALLDAPPAGAMAAAREVLAAVGAVDTSGRATERGIQMSRIGLHPRLARALLDGAPAVGERRAAEIVALLSEEPPREYGDDLAAAWRAARHGRDGYTARWRAETRRLASALPEATGRGEDSSSRGDRSGIGDDTAAGLVTALAFPERVARTRGAGAFLMASGTAAEVRGGSGLGGVSWLAVAVADRPMTAAAARVRLAAVVEEDIALSAAGHLLSAGEEVRWHDGDVVARSVRRLGAIELSAQPLRNPPADLVREALLDGLRREGWGLLRWTREAHDLRHRLGFLHRELGSPWADVSDEALLARSDEWLEPELSRAKRRSDLGRIPAREALQRLMPWASGQAARLEELAPERIEVPSGSRIRVDYSGAQPVLAVKLQELFGLGQTPSVAGVPVLLHLLSPAGRPAAVTADLASFWKEGYRSVRAELRGRYPKHPWPLDPSTAEPTRHTKARMAKGGSREP
- a CDS encoding slipin family protein, with protein sequence MIEALVIAAVAVASGLVLYAMAAARVVKQYERGVVFRLGRLRGGIKGPGFTMIVPALDRLRKVNMQVVTMPVPAQEGITRDNVTVRVDAVVYFRVVDPANAIVEVEDYRFAVSQMAQTSLRSIIGKSDLDDLLSNREKLNQGLELMIDSPAMGWGVQIDRVEIKDVSLPEAMKRSMARQAEADRERRARVINADAELQASKKLAAAAGVMSQEPAALQLRLLQTVVAVAAEKNSTLVLPFPVELLRFLERAQQPQQAQSAQQLSAGSGERTDPSASVADREDDSPEGQPHAAASPQTTSPVGTRGTPPTRKDSVAHPMASTASRRGNLPPAA
- the coaE gene encoding dephospho-CoA kinase, whose product is MLSVGLTGGIGAGKSEVSRLLASYGAVLIDADRIAREVVEPGTPGLAAIVETFGPGVLGADGSLDRPKLGSIVFADPERLAALNAIVHPLVRARSQALEEAAAPDAVVVHDVPLLTENELARLYDLVIVVDASTKTQLERLVRVRGMADSEARARMAAQATREERRAIADLVIDNDGPLEALEPQVRTVWAELKKRAAGR
- the rpsA gene encoding 30S ribosomal protein S1; the protein is MTSSTETTATPQVAVNDIGNEEAFLAAIDETIKYFNDGDIVDGVIVKVDRDEVLLDIGYKTEGVIPSRELSIKHDVDPNEVVKVGDEIEALVLQKEDKEGRLILSKKRAQYERAWGTIEKIKEEDGIVTGTVIEVVKGGLILDIGLRGFLPASLVEMRRVRDLQPYVGKELEAKIIELDKNRNNVVLSRRAWLEQTQSEVRQTFLTTLQKGQVRSGVVSSIVNFGAFVDLGGVDGLVHVSELSWKHIDHPSEVVEVGQEVTVEVLDVDMDRERVSLSLKATQEDPWQQFARTHQIGQVVPGKVTKLVPFGAFVRVDEGIEGLVHISELAERHVEIPEQVVQVNDEIFVKVIDIDLERRRISLSLKQANESFGADPASVEFDPTLYGMAASYDDQGNYIYPEGFDPETNDWLPEFDTQREAWETQYAEAQQRFEQHQAQVIKSREADEAAAAEGGTAAPAAAPASGSYSSESDDNSGALASDEALAALREKLAGGQS